The Plasmodium yoelii strain 17X genome assembly, chromosome: 1 genome contains a region encoding:
- a CDS encoding elongation factor G, putative, protein MIKIFLSKSYKGLDRFILVLFLIFTIVGANGLNNKKRLSQCKSIFKHNRGGKSEGIKLFIRNKYFNKNNDLLSKYRRKCNNMHKVNIFRLKLSNNHSLKKNVDLENYRNIGIIAHIDAGKTTTTERILYYTNVIKKIGEVHEGLSTMDYLDIEREKGITINAAVTTCYWNGSEKNLGNYRINIIDTPGHVDFTAEVEKSLRVLDGGIVVFDSSEGVESQSETVWKQANRYNISRIIFLNKLDKVGANFESCIEEIKRKLNKKILILYVPVFEMSNFITTIDILKEKMIVYKNAHDFYFEDIPQEYYGIFLKYKNLLYEQIAENFNTFLDNYLNDKVMKVEEVEYYIRKLVVEQKYNVVICGSSLKNKNVQMLLDMVVKYLPSPIDCIQNYKNQIIYKYDVNKKGEKIILNSKKDEKSICEKMDNVSIGNDINGGVNSEINKNVTSGSNNIYDESVNQVINHKAISNTLNSNEKNEKDELKQNDLISEELSKENIKDYNRKFVGLIYKIMNDQHLGNINYVRVYEGKLNKGDFIYNNRTKKSEKVSKIFFIHSSEKYELENAYAGDIVGIVGLKDTQIGDTISNVFLRTELKKIKEIPPIISFYIYNKNKNEYEKLINALIKIKKEDHSFFFHINPDTKDLLISGVGELHLQIIINKIQKDFNIPIIYGQPQISYKETFVENVEARGKYIKQSGGRGQYGDVHIKIEPMYNYTEEEDKEYDVNNNNDDKKEETNDDMDKNCMNIDTSEVNNNIIIKNEITCGAIPSVYFDAINAGIREQCNLGVLSNSPLINIVIRIVDGSFHPVDSNEHAFKLAAGLAIREAAKKTSVRLLEPIMNINVTVPTEYLGEVISDLVKKRGKIQHIDESDEYTKEIYARAPMASILSYVSDLRKITKGRGNYTMTLHTYSLVPPYIQEQLLQKKE, encoded by the coding sequence atgataaaaatattcttaTCAAAAAGTTATAAAGGTTTGGATAGATTTATTttggttttatttttgatatttacTATTGTGGGGGCAAATGGCTTGAATAATAAGAAAAGGTTAAGTCAGTGTAAAAGTATATTTAAACATAATAGGGGAGGAAAAAGTGAAGgaataaaattgtttattcgaaataaatattttaataaaaataatgatctTTTAAGCAAATATAGGAGAAAATGTAACAATATGCATAAGGTAAATATTTTTCGATTAAAATTGAGTAACAAtcattctttaaaaaaaaatgtcgaTCTGGAAAATTATAGAAACATAGGGATTATTGCACATATTGATGCAGGGAAAACTACAACAACAGaaagaatattatattatactaatgtaataaaaaaaataggagAAGTGCATGAAGGTTTATCAACAATGGATTATTTGGACATAGAAAGAGAAAAGGGAATAACTATCAATGCAGCTGTAACTACATGTTATTGGAATGGTAGTGAAAAAAATTTAGGAAATTATcgtataaatattattgatACCCCTGGGCATGTCGATTTTACTGCAGAAGTTGAAAAAAGTTTAAGAGTTTTAGATGGTGGAATAGTAGTTTTTGATAGTAGTGAAGGTGTTGAGTCACAATCTGAGACAGTATGGAAACAAGCAAatagatataatattagcagaataatatttttaaataaattagatAAAGTTGGAGCTAACTTTGAATCTTGTATTGAAGAAATTAAAAggaaattaaataaaaaaatattgatttTATATGTGCCTGTTTTTGAGATGAGCAATTTTATAACTACtattgatatattaaaagaaaaaatgattgtatataaaaatgcccatgatttttattttgaagaTATTCCACAAGAATATTATGGTatctttttaaaatataaaaatttattatatgagCAGATAGCCGAAAATTTTAATACCTTTTtagataattatttaaatgataaagTTATGAAAGTAGAAGAAGTtgaatattatataagaaAACTAGTTGTGGAACAAAAGTATAATGTAGTTATTTGTGGATCTtctttgaaaaataaaaatgtccAAATGCTTCTTGATATGGTTGTAAAATATTTACCTTCTCCTATAGATTgtatacaaaattataagaaccaaattatatataaatatgacgttaataaaaaaggtgagaaaattatattaaatagcaaaaaagatgaaaagaGCATATGTGAGAAAATGGATAATGTGAGCATTGGTAATGATATAAACGGGGGGGTTAATAgcgaaataaataaaaatgttactTCTGGatctaataatatatatgatgaatCTGTAAATCAAGTAATAAATCATAAAGCTATTTCCAATACTTTAAAtagtaatgaaaaaaatgaaaaagatgagTTAAAACAAAACGACTTAATTTCAGAAGAATTAAGCAAAGAGAATATAAAAGATTATAACAGAAAGTTTGTGGggttaatttataaaattatgaacgATCAACATTTGGGAAATATTAACTATGTTCGTGTATATGAAGGGAAACTAAATAAAGgtgattttatatataataatagaacAAAGAAAAGTGAAAAAGTatcaaaaattttttttatacattccagtgaaaaatatgaactcGAAAATGCGTATGCAGGTGATATTGTTGGAATTGTTGGATTGAAGGATACCCAAATTGGGGATACAATAAGTAACGTGTTTTTAAGAactgaattaaaaaaaattaaagaaatacCTCCGATTATcagtttttatatatataataaaaataaaaatgaatatgaaaaattaattaatgcattaattaaaattaaaaaagaagatcattcatttttttttcatataaatcCTGATACAAAAGATTTACTAATTAGTGGCGTTGGAGAATTGCATttacaaattataattaataaaattcaaaaagATTTTAATATACCTATTATATATGGTCAACCCCAAATATCGTATAAAGAGACATTTGTTGAAAATGTAGAAGCCCGAGGAAAGTATATTAAACAGTCTGGTGGTAGAGGACAATATGGTGATGTGCATATTAAAATAGAGCCTATGTATAATTATACTGAAGAAGAAGATAAAGAATAtgatgttaataataataatgatgacaAAAAAGAAGAAACAAATGACGATATGgataaaaattgtatgaaTATTGATACATCAGaagtaaataataatattattataaaaaatgaaattacaTGTGGAGCTATTCCTTCTGTGTATTTTGATGCAATCAATGCAGGCATAAGGGAGCAATGTAATTTAGGTGTTTTATCTAATTCTccattaataaatattgttataaGAATAGTAGATGGTTCATTCCATCCTGTGGATAGTAATGAGCATGCCTTTAAGTTGGCCGCAGGACTTGCAATCAGAGAAGCTGCAAAAAAAACTTCAGTCCGATTACTGG
- a CDS encoding geranylgeranyl transferase type-2 subunit beta, putative, with amino-acid sequence MIFLEEKHIKYLNSYTTVTNVEELLFNETLKMCGVFYFICSCEILSHEIDKKEELINFILKCQNTDGGFGNNINYDSHIVSTHYAILSLLILNYSFDTVNTYIYKDENKLNDIDKANCKDEKREIDLNYGNLVSDQFNNISNDTNHKINKNIQNEQTIREMTSQYILTLLNTDGSVRGDIWGEVDTRFVYSAVSCLTILNKIHLISIEKISSYLLTNYSICGNSFSWTHGNEYHAASVFCCIATLALIQKLYLINEEKVAHWLSLRQTNNGGFNGRAEKLTDTCYSWWIFSSLIILKKYKWINKNSLKKYILLCQDINSGGISDNPDCLPDICHTFFGLAALSLIDNIGDSEKQFNLKKMHPVYAIPIDTVKKRNLPSFGIDTL; translated from the coding sequence ATGATTTTTTTAGAAGAGaaacatattaaatatttaaattcatACACAACTGTTACCAATGTCGAAGAGCTACTATTTAATGAAACCCTTAAGATGTGTGGGGTGTTTTATTTCATCTGTTCTTGTGAAATATTATCCCATGAAATcgataaaaaagaagaattgattaattttattttaaaatgcCAAAATACAGATGGCGGGTTtggaaataatataaattacgATTCACATATTGTATCAACACATTATGCAATACTATCACtgttaattttaaattattcatTTGATACagttaatacatatatatataaagatgaaaataaactAAATGATATAGATAAAGCAAATTGTAAGGAtgaaaaaagagaaataGATTTAAATTATGGAAATTTGGTTAGTGACcagtttaataatatttcaaatgatactaatcataaaataaataaaaatattcaaaatgagCAAACAATTCGAGAAATGACTTCCCAATATATCTTAACTCTATTAAATACAGATGGTTCAGTTAGAGGAGATATATGGGGAGAAGTTGATACACGTTTTGTTTATAGTGCTGTTAGTTGCTTAACGATATTAAATAAGATACACTTAATTTCTATCGAAAAGAtatcatcatatttattaacaaattattCTATTTGTGGAAATTCATTTTCATGGACACATGGAAATGAATATCATGCAGCTAGCGTTTTTTGTTGTATTGCAACTTTGGCattaatacaaaaattatatttaattaatgaaGAGAAAGTAGCTCATTGGCTAAGTCTTAGGCAAACCAATAATGGCGGTTTTAATGGACGAGCTGAAAAATTGACTGATACATGTTACTCATGGTGgattttttcatcattaattattttaaaaaaatataaatggattaataaaaattctttaaaaaaatatattcttcTTTGTCAAGATATCAATAGTGGTGGAATCAGTGATAACCCTGATTGCCTTCCTGATATATGTCATACATTTTTTGGATTAGCAGCATTAAGTCTGATAGATAATATTGGTGATTCAGAAAAACAATTCAATTTAAAGAAAATGCATCCAGTTTATGCCATTCCAATTGATACAGTCAAAAAAAGGAATTTACCGAGTTTCGGCATAGATACATTATAA